One window of Desulfonatronum sp. SC1 genomic DNA carries:
- the ftsH gene encoding ATP-dependent zinc metalloprotease FtsH: MNNFSKNLLLWATISVVMVVLFNMFSHPPAPEQRLSYSELLTRVRAGEITEVKVQGQRIQGVLLNEQRFVSFNPNDPNLVQTLLDNNVRVVAEPEDQSPWYFTVLISWFPMLLLIGVWIFFMRQMQSGGGRAMSFGRSRAKMLSEESTKVTFEDVAGVDEAKEELMEVVDFLREPKKFTRLGGRIPKGVLLVGSPGTGKTLLARAVAGEAGVPFFSISGSDFVEMFVGVGAARVRDLFTQGKKNAPCLIFIDEIDAVGRQRGAGLGGGHDEREQTLNQMLVEMDGFESNEGVILIAATNRPDVLDPALLRPGRFDRQVVVPAPDFRGRVRILQVHAKRTPLAKGVDLESLAKGTPGMSGADLENLVNEAALHAARQGKEQLDMRDFEEAKDKLLMGKERRSMILSDDEKKTTAYHEAGHALVARLLPGTDPIHKVSIIPRGMALGVTMQLPDDERHNYSRSYLEKTLAVLLAGRVAEEIIFDQLTTGAGNDIERATKMSRKMVCQWGMSDALGPLSLGENNDHVFLGREIGHQKDYSEQTAQMIDSEIKAFVSRAHAKAKQLLEKNIDSLHAMANALLERETITGDDITLLIKGESLPPMSLVSAKPVRKDDGASPETASATEHDYEKAAEEKGAEREKTESENFAKPSDEKDGEDDPDEFALEEPDKPKRS; the protein is encoded by the coding sequence TTGAATAATTTTTCCAAGAACCTGCTGCTCTGGGCTACCATTTCCGTGGTCATGGTGGTTCTGTTCAACATGTTCAGCCACCCGCCGGCGCCGGAGCAAAGGCTGAGCTACAGCGAGTTGTTGACCCGTGTGCGCGCCGGTGAAATCACCGAGGTCAAGGTCCAGGGACAGCGAATCCAGGGCGTCCTGCTCAACGAACAGCGCTTTGTCTCGTTCAACCCCAACGATCCGAACCTGGTGCAGACGCTTCTGGACAACAACGTGCGCGTGGTTGCCGAGCCGGAGGACCAATCGCCGTGGTACTTCACGGTGCTGATCTCCTGGTTCCCGATGCTGCTGTTGATCGGCGTCTGGATATTTTTCATGCGCCAGATGCAGTCCGGCGGAGGGCGGGCCATGTCCTTCGGCCGGTCCCGGGCCAAGATGCTCAGCGAGGAGTCCACCAAGGTCACCTTTGAGGACGTGGCCGGAGTGGACGAGGCCAAGGAAGAGCTGATGGAAGTAGTGGATTTTCTACGCGAGCCCAAAAAATTCACCCGCCTGGGCGGGCGGATTCCCAAGGGCGTCCTGCTGGTGGGTTCGCCGGGAACCGGAAAGACCCTTCTGGCCCGTGCCGTGGCCGGAGAGGCCGGAGTGCCGTTTTTCTCCATTTCCGGCTCGGACTTCGTGGAAATGTTCGTGGGCGTGGGCGCGGCCCGGGTCCGGGATCTTTTCACCCAGGGCAAGAAGAACGCGCCCTGCTTGATCTTCATCGACGAGATCGACGCCGTGGGGCGGCAGCGCGGAGCCGGTCTGGGCGGCGGGCACGATGAACGGGAGCAGACCCTGAACCAGATGCTCGTGGAAATGGACGGCTTTGAATCCAACGAGGGCGTGATCCTGATCGCGGCCACCAACCGGCCCGACGTGCTGGACCCGGCCCTGCTGCGCCCAGGTCGTTTCGACCGTCAGGTGGTGGTGCCGGCGCCTGATTTTCGTGGCCGGGTGCGTATTCTTCAGGTCCATGCCAAGCGCACGCCCCTGGCCAAGGGGGTTGATCTGGAGTCCCTGGCCAAGGGCACTCCGGGCATGTCCGGGGCGGACCTGGAAAACCTGGTCAATGAAGCAGCTCTGCATGCGGCCCGACAGGGCAAGGAACAGCTGGACATGCGGGACTTTGAGGAGGCCAAGGACAAGCTGCTCATGGGCAAGGAGCGGCGGAGCATGATTCTCAGCGACGACGAGAAGAAGACCACGGCCTACCACGAGGCCGGACACGCTCTGGTGGCCCGTCTGCTTCCCGGCACGGACCCGATCCACAAGGTGTCCATCATTCCTCGAGGCATGGCCCTGGGCGTAACCATGCAGCTTCCTGACGACGAACGACACAATTACAGCCGGTCCTATCTGGAAAAAACCCTGGCCGTGCTGCTGGCCGGTCGTGTTGCTGAGGAAATCATCTTCGATCAGTTGACCACCGGAGCGGGCAACGACATCGAGCGAGCCACGAAAATGTCCCGGAAGATGGTTTGCCAGTGGGGCATGAGCGACGCTCTGGGGCCGCTTTCCCTGGGAGAAAACAACGACCATGTCTTTTTGGGCCGGGAGATCGGGCACCAAAAGGATTACAGTGAACAGACCGCCCAGATGATCGACTCGGAGATCAAGGCCTTCGTGTCCAGGGCCCACGCCAAGGCCAAGCAGCTTCTGGAAAAGAACATCGATTCTTTGCACGCCATGGCCAACGCGCTCTTGGAGCGAGAGACCATCACTGGTGATGACATCACGCTGTTGATAAAGGGCGAGTCCTTGCCGCCCATGAGCCTGGTGAGCGCGAAGCCGGTCCGCAAGGACGATGGAGCGTCGCCTGAAACGGCATCTGCCACCGAGCATGACTACGAGAAAGCCGCTGAGGAAAAGGGGGCAGAGCGAGAAAAAACCGAATCCGAGAATTTCGCCAAGCCTTCGGATGAGAAGGACGGCGAAGACGACCCGGATGAATTCGCCTTGGAAGAACCGGACAAGCCCAAGCGGTCTTGA
- the galU gene encoding UTP--glucose-1-phosphate uridylyltransferase GalU produces the protein MQIRKVVIPVAGWGTRSLPATKNIPKEMLPVFKKPAVQHIVEEAMYSGLTDVVFVNNSNKKIIEDHFDYNWALEDLLQRTGKTALLEEVRAVAEMVNIISVRQKKQLGLGHAVLCAKEVIKQEPFALMLGDDLMFGMEPGIKQLMDVALSENMSVVGVIEVGADKVSSYGIIHGEEFAPGIYRVRSMVEKPAPAQAPSRMAVVGRYVLMPEIFDYLEGAEPGHGGEIQITDALLKLAQKNRLLAVKMRGMRFDVGDWSDYLTANIYFALQDESLRDELVGKLKNLLPFNC, from the coding sequence ATGCAGATTAGAAAAGTCGTCATTCCCGTGGCTGGTTGGGGTACCAGATCGTTGCCAGCAACCAAGAACATCCCCAAGGAAATGCTTCCGGTGTTCAAGAAGCCGGCCGTGCAGCACATCGTCGAGGAAGCCATGTATTCCGGATTGACGGACGTGGTTTTCGTCAACAATTCCAACAAGAAGATCATCGAAGACCACTTCGACTACAACTGGGCGTTGGAAGATTTATTGCAACGCACCGGGAAGACGGCGCTTTTGGAAGAGGTCCGGGCCGTGGCCGAAATGGTGAACATCATTTCCGTGCGCCAGAAGAAGCAATTGGGGCTGGGGCACGCCGTGCTCTGCGCCAAAGAGGTCATCAAGCAGGAACCCTTCGCCCTGATGCTCGGGGACGACCTGATGTTCGGGATGGAGCCGGGCATCAAGCAGTTGATGGATGTGGCGCTTTCAGAAAACATGTCCGTTGTCGGCGTGATCGAGGTCGGCGCGGACAAGGTCAGCAGCTACGGCATCATCCATGGCGAGGAGTTCGCGCCGGGAATCTACCGGGTTCGCTCCATGGTGGAGAAGCCGGCTCCGGCCCAGGCGCCTTCCCGGATGGCGGTGGTCGGGCGCTACGTGCTCATGCCGGAAATTTTCGACTATCTGGAAGGGGCCGAGCCGGGACATGGCGGGGAAATTCAGATCACGGACGCGCTGCTGAAGCTGGCCCAGAAGAATCGCCTTCTGGCGGTGAAAATGCGTGGGATGCGGTTCGATGTGGGCGATTGGAGCGACTACCTCACGGCCAACATCTATTTTGCTT
- the argF gene encoding ornithine carbamoyltransferase has protein sequence MARHFLQITDLKRSESWNMLARAKEIKASNWRSSLLDGKTLILLFEKASTRTRISFEVAIRALGGDVLFMTNKDSQLGRNEPLRDTARVFGRYVQGVVVRTFAQEVLEELASAGGIPVINALTDLHHPCQVMSDMLTIFEQTPDIPSLKIAWVGDGNNMANSWLHAAMHFSFALHLAVPPGYEPDPEVLQQARENGANVVVTNDPKEAVNEAHYVNTDVWASMGQEDAAEERREIFAPFQVNSRLLALARPDCKVLHCLPAKRGEEITDQVMEGEASLVWDQAENRLHMQKALLEWVFSEQS, from the coding sequence ATGGCTCGACATTTTTTGCAAATAACCGATTTGAAACGTTCCGAGTCCTGGAACATGCTGGCCAGGGCCAAGGAGATCAAAGCCTCCAATTGGCGTTCGTCCCTGCTTGATGGCAAGACGCTGATCCTGCTGTTCGAAAAGGCCTCCACCCGGACACGGATTTCCTTTGAAGTGGCCATCCGGGCACTGGGCGGCGACGTGTTGTTCATGACTAATAAGGACTCCCAGCTCGGTCGGAACGAACCTTTGCGGGACACGGCACGGGTTTTCGGCCGCTACGTCCAGGGCGTGGTGGTGCGGACTTTTGCCCAGGAAGTGCTTGAAGAACTGGCCTCGGCGGGCGGGATCCCGGTGATCAACGCTTTGACCGACCTGCATCACCCCTGCCAAGTGATGAGCGACATGCTGACCATTTTCGAACAGACCCCGGACATCCCGAGCCTGAAAATCGCCTGGGTGGGCGACGGGAACAACATGGCCAACTCCTGGCTGCACGCGGCCATGCATTTTTCTTTTGCGCTGCATCTGGCCGTGCCCCCGGGATACGAGCCGGATCCCGAGGTTTTGCAACAAGCCCGCGAGAACGGGGCTAACGTGGTGGTGACCAACGATCCCAAGGAAGCCGTGAACGAAGCCCACTACGTGAACACCGACGTCTGGGCTTCCATGGGCCAAGAGGACGCGGCGGAGGAACGGCGGGAGATTTTCGCGCCCTTTCAGGTCAATTCCCGGCTTCTGGCCCTGGCTCGGCCGGACTGCAAGGTCCTGCACTGCCTCCCGGCCAAACGCGGAGAGGAGATAACCGACCAGGTCATGGAGGGCGAGGCCTCCCTGGTCTGGGATCAGGCCGAGAACCGGCTGCATATGCAGAAGGCTTTGTTGGAATGGGTTTTTAGTGAACAGAGCTAA
- the cdaA gene encoding diadenylate cyclase CdaA has protein sequence MLDVPISVRDLVDIGLVTFAFYRLILLIKGTRAVSVIYGLVLILVIFYLSDEFGLFTLNWLLANFLGSLFLVIIIFFQQDIRKALSELGAGSLWRRQKVSDRLVNEVVFAALNMAKSRIGALVVFERAIPLGDIIARGVEVKADLSRELLVTIFYPNTPLHDGAVVVRDGRIEAAGCILPLSSGVDHSAKLGTRHRAAIGVSEETDALALVVSEERGIISIAQGGRLTEDLNEAQLKDVLREVLEDS, from the coding sequence ATGCTAGATGTCCCCATCAGCGTCCGGGATCTGGTGGACATCGGCCTGGTGACCTTCGCCTTCTACCGCCTGATTTTGCTGATCAAGGGAACGCGGGCCGTTTCGGTGATCTACGGGCTGGTTCTGATCCTGGTGATTTTCTACCTGTCTGACGAGTTTGGCTTGTTCACCCTGAACTGGCTGCTGGCCAATTTTCTTGGCTCGCTCTTTCTGGTGATCATCATTTTCTTTCAGCAGGACATCCGCAAGGCCCTTTCCGAACTGGGGGCCGGAAGCTTGTGGCGGCGGCAAAAGGTTTCGGACCGGCTGGTGAATGAAGTCGTCTTCGCGGCCCTGAACATGGCCAAATCGCGCATCGGGGCCCTGGTCGTCTTTGAGCGTGCTATTCCCCTAGGGGACATCATTGCCCGGGGGGTGGAGGTCAAGGCCGATTTGAGCCGGGAGTTGCTGGTGACCATCTTTTATCCGAACACCCCGCTACACGACGGCGCCGTGGTGGTCCGGGACGGCCGGATCGAGGCCGCGGGCTGCATTTTGCCGTTGTCCTCCGGCGTGGACCACTCCGCGAAACTGGGGACCCGGCACCGGGCTGCCATCGGGGTCAGCGAGGAAACCGATGCCCTGGCCTTGGTGGTTTCTGAGGAGCGGGGCATCATCTCCATCGCCCAGGGCGGCCGATTGACCGAAGATCTGAATGAAGCCCAGCTCAAGGACGTGCTCCGCGAGGTTCTGGAGGATTCATGA
- the glmM gene encoding phosphoglucosamine mutase — MRKGLFGTDGMRGQVNIFPMLPEIALRLGLAVGQMMRNGSRRHRVVIGKDTRLSGYVFETALTSGFCAAGMDVYLVGPMPTPAISFLTRNMRADVGVVISASHNPFMDNGIKLFDNLGFKLADAMEDRISELILSPDTDWEYPQPENVGKASRILDSLGRYLVFLKNTIPSTMTFDGVKVVLDCANGATYKVAPLLFEELGAKVEEIGTEPDGLNINRKCGSLYPELVAHRVLESGADIGLALDGDGDRLIVTDEQGTVLDGDQIMAICVQDMMQNGTLPGNTLVATVMSNMSLELFMRDHGGRLLRTPVGDRYVVEAMRREGAVFGGEQSGHLIFLNHCTTGDGILAALQLMRIMQEKGKPLSELAGQLKPFPQVLVNVHVERKIPFEQSPEVAKAVAMAEEKLGIRGRVLLRYSGTEPVARVMVEGEDSVLVQRLADELVDVLQTHLR; from the coding sequence ATGCGAAAAGGACTTTTTGGAACGGACGGCATGCGCGGTCAGGTGAACATCTTTCCCATGCTTCCGGAAATCGCCCTGCGGCTTGGGCTGGCCGTTGGTCAAATGATGCGCAACGGTTCGCGGCGACACCGGGTGGTGATCGGCAAGGATACGCGCTTGTCGGGGTACGTGTTCGAAACGGCTTTGACTTCCGGATTTTGCGCGGCGGGTATGGATGTCTATCTGGTCGGTCCCATGCCCACCCCGGCTATTTCCTTTCTGACCCGCAACATGCGCGCCGACGTCGGAGTGGTCATTTCCGCCTCGCACAATCCGTTCATGGACAACGGGATCAAGCTGTTCGACAATCTCGGATTCAAGCTGGCCGACGCCATGGAGGACAGGATTTCGGAACTGATCCTTTCTCCGGACACGGACTGGGAGTATCCGCAGCCAGAAAACGTCGGCAAGGCCAGCCGGATTCTGGATAGCCTGGGGCGGTATCTGGTATTTTTGAAGAACACCATCCCTTCGACCATGACTTTTGACGGGGTCAAGGTGGTCTTGGACTGCGCCAACGGCGCGACGTACAAGGTCGCCCCCTTGCTGTTCGAAGAACTGGGGGCCAAGGTGGAGGAAATCGGCACGGAGCCCGACGGGTTGAACATCAACCGCAAATGCGGTTCCCTCTATCCGGAACTCGTGGCGCATCGCGTGCTGGAATCCGGAGCGGACATCGGTCTGGCCCTGGACGGCGACGGAGACCGGCTGATCGTAACTGACGAGCAGGGAACCGTGCTGGACGGCGACCAGATCATGGCCATCTGCGTCCAGGATATGATGCAAAACGGCACGTTACCCGGCAATACCCTGGTGGCTACGGTGATGAGCAACATGTCTCTGGAATTGTTCATGCGGGACCACGGCGGCAGGCTGTTGCGCACCCCGGTGGGCGACCGCTACGTGGTGGAGGCCATGCGCCGGGAAGGGGCGGTGTTCGGCGGCGAGCAGTCCGGCCACTTGATTTTTCTGAACCATTGCACCACTGGGGACGGTATCCTGGCGGCCTTGCAACTGATGCGCATCATGCAGGAAAAGGGCAAGCCGCTGTCCGAACTGGCGGGGCAATTGAAGCCGTTTCCCCAGGTGCTGGTCAATGTTCATGTGGAGCGCAAGATCCCCTTCGAACAATCCCCGGAAGTGGCCAAGGCCGTGGCCATGGCCGAGGAAAAGCTCGGGATCAGGGGGCGCGTGCTGTTGCGCTATTCCGGGACCGAGCCGGTGGCCCGGGTCATGGTGGAAGGCGAAGATTCCGTCCTGGTTCAACGGCTTGCCGATGAACTGGTGGACGTCTTGCAAACGCATTTGCGATAG
- a CDS encoding YbbR-like domain-containing protein, translated as MILRANWQYLALAFALALFSWYLVSGREKVDAWIQVPVEMVNMPQGYVVRQGMVNRIEVRVRGPRPMVRTIDMRNAYYPLDLANLQAGVNLFDFETRNLNLSRAIEVVEIVPSRAELIVDRLMTKIVPVAKNVVVELDEDFELRGYALRPPEVTLRGPQEMVEPLDEVETQPVKVEGDRPGQVQTTVGLVLPAEVEANPSRVTVQLDYGEKRTEVSLDREVQAARPSGMAMTLEPASVRLTLAVPISLARDPGLENWVRVVAAPLGELPVGEHEVGYRVELPSGVLLTESEPELVRVTLELEEVDPADKVNAGE; from the coding sequence ATGATACTACGCGCCAATTGGCAATATCTGGCCCTGGCCTTCGCCCTGGCCTTGTTTTCCTGGTATCTCGTTTCCGGGCGGGAGAAAGTGGACGCCTGGATTCAAGTACCCGTGGAAATGGTCAACATGCCGCAAGGGTACGTTGTTCGCCAGGGTATGGTGAACCGGATCGAAGTTCGGGTTCGCGGTCCGCGCCCCATGGTCCGGACCATCGACATGCGCAATGCCTATTACCCTTTGGATCTGGCGAATCTTCAAGCCGGCGTGAACTTGTTTGACTTCGAGACCCGCAACCTGAACCTGTCCCGGGCCATCGAAGTGGTGGAAATCGTTCCCTCCCGAGCCGAACTGATCGTGGATCGGCTGATGACCAAAATTGTTCCCGTGGCCAAGAACGTCGTGGTCGAACTGGATGAAGACTTCGAGTTGCGAGGATATGCGCTGAGACCACCGGAAGTGACGCTTCGTGGGCCCCAGGAGATGGTGGAACCCTTGGACGAGGTGGAAACGCAGCCCGTCAAGGTGGAAGGCGACCGCCCCGGGCAAGTGCAAACGACCGTTGGGTTGGTCTTGCCCGCTGAAGTGGAGGCCAACCCAAGCCGGGTGACTGTACAGCTCGATTACGGCGAGAAACGAACCGAGGTGTCCCTGGATCGAGAAGTGCAGGCCGCGCGGCCCTCGGGCATGGCCATGACCCTGGAACCGGCCTCAGTCCGCCTGACGCTCGCCGTTCCGATTTCCCTGGCCCGCGATCCCGGGTTGGAGAACTGGGTGCGGGTGGTGGCCGCTCCGCTGGGAGAGTTGCCCGTAGGGGAGCATGAGGTGGGGTACCGGGTTGAGTTGCCTTCCGGGGTGCTTTTGACGGAGAGTGAGCCGGAACTGGTGCGGGTAACTCTCGAACTGGAAGAAGTCGACCCTGCCGATAAAGTAAACGCCGGCGAATGA
- the argH gene encoding argininosuccinate lyase, producing the protein MSGKESTGKLWGGRFEAATNRLVEHYTASVGVDRRLAMQDIRGSMAHARMLGRQGVLRAEDVDAILEGLRRVEAEVADGTFVWKDELEDVHMNIEARLTELIGEAGKRLHTGRSRNDQVALDFRLHVDEALAQWQIYLGELIHVLASRAEEHVRTLLPGCTHLQPAQPVSLAQHLLAYAWMCRRDFDRVADARKRVRVSPLGAAALAGTTYPIDPEMVAREVGFPEIFANSMDAVADRDFVMEPVFCACLIMAHLSRLCEELILWANPAFGFVRLPDAFATGSSIMPQKKNPDVAELMRGKTGRVYGDLTALLTLVKGLPLTYNRDLQEDKEPFFDADTTVSSSLRLMAAMMAEMEFVPERMLALLRKGFLNATELADYLVAKGLAFRDAHHAVGRAVAFAEERRQGLEDLSLEALRSFSPLIEEDVFEVLDYHQAVARRCAPGGTGEGPVRRQIADLRAWLETVRPSAWPVR; encoded by the coding sequence ATGTCCGGAAAAGAATCCACCGGCAAACTCTGGGGCGGACGGTTCGAGGCGGCCACGAACCGGCTCGTGGAGCATTACACGGCTTCGGTCGGGGTGGATCGCCGCCTAGCCATGCAGGACATTCGAGGCTCCATGGCCCATGCCCGGATGCTGGGCAGGCAGGGCGTTTTGCGAGCCGAGGACGTGGACGCCATTCTGGAGGGGCTGCGGCGGGTCGAAGCCGAGGTCGCGGATGGAACCTTCGTCTGGAAAGACGAACTGGAAGACGTCCACATGAACATCGAGGCCCGGTTGACCGAGCTGATCGGCGAAGCCGGCAAGCGGTTGCACACCGGACGCAGCCGCAACGACCAGGTGGCCCTGGACTTCCGGTTGCATGTGGACGAGGCCCTGGCGCAGTGGCAGATATACCTGGGCGAATTGATCCACGTACTGGCCAGCCGGGCCGAGGAGCACGTCCGGACCCTGCTGCCCGGCTGCACCCATTTGCAGCCGGCCCAGCCGGTCAGCCTGGCCCAGCACCTACTGGCCTACGCCTGGATGTGTCGCCGGGACTTCGACCGGGTCGCCGACGCCCGCAAGCGGGTCCGGGTCAGCCCGTTGGGAGCCGCGGCCCTGGCCGGAACCACCTATCCCATTGACCCGGAAATGGTCGCCCGGGAAGTGGGGTTTCCCGAAATTTTCGCCAACAGCATGGACGCGGTGGCGGACCGGGACTTTGTCATGGAGCCCGTGTTCTGCGCCTGCTTGATCATGGCTCACCTGTCCCGACTTTGCGAGGAACTGATTCTCTGGGCCAATCCAGCCTTCGGATTCGTGCGGCTGCCCGACGCCTTTGCAACGGGATCGAGCATCATGCCCCAGAAAAAGAACCCGGACGTGGCCGAGTTGATGCGCGGCAAGACCGGGCGGGTCTATGGCGACCTGACGGCCTTGCTGACCCTGGTCAAGGGCCTGCCGCTGACGTACAACCGAGACTTGCAAGAAGATAAAGAGCCGTTTTTTGATGCGGACACGACCGTGTCGTCCTCGTTGCGATTGATGGCCGCGATGATGGCCGAAATGGAGTTCGTCCCCGAACGGATGCTGGCCCTGCTGCGCAAGGGCTTTCTCAATGCCACGGAACTGGCCGATTATCTGGTGGCCAAGGGCTTGGCCTTTCGCGATGCCCACCATGCCGTGGGGCGGGCCGTGGCCTTTGCCGAGGAGCGGAGGCAGGGTTTGGAAGATTTGTCTCTGGAAGCGTTGCGGTCTTTTTCTCCGCTGATCGAGGAAGACGTCTTCGAGGTGCTGGATTATCACCAAGCCGTGGCTCGGCGCTGCGCGCCGGGGGGCACGGGCGAGGGTCCGGTACGCCGACAAATCGCCGATCTCCGAGCGTGGCTGGAGACCGTGCGCCCATCGGCGTGGCCGGTCCGCTGA
- the folP gene encoding dihydropteroate synthase produces MRPVSSWRIKDGGWIDLSNPVIMGVVNCTPDSFYDGGRYDEPGAALRHGLLLASQGAMILDVGGESTRPGSRSVSVQEELERVLPVVCGLSAALPPTPPDAELSEASAAISIDTTKSAVAARCLQGGASIVNDVSGCRFDPELLDVLGQFRPGYVLMHAQGRPESMQEDPRYNDVVDTVRRFFEQRLDALARSGLPEEHVVLDPGIGFGKRLEHNLELLRNIEVFQELGRPILVGISNKSLWKGLMELELEERGTVSQVAAALLAARGVRIHRMHDVSATARTLRVERALRPEGVPAC; encoded by the coding sequence ATGCGGCCCGTTTCTTCCTGGCGAATCAAGGACGGTGGCTGGATTGATCTTTCCAATCCGGTGATCATGGGGGTGGTGAACTGCACGCCGGACTCGTTTTATGACGGAGGGCGGTACGACGAACCGGGTGCCGCCCTCCGTCATGGTCTGTTGTTGGCCTCTCAGGGGGCGATGATTCTGGACGTGGGCGGAGAATCCACGCGCCCCGGCTCTCGTTCCGTGAGCGTTCAGGAGGAGTTGGAGCGGGTGTTGCCCGTAGTTTGCGGACTGTCGGCGGCCCTGCCGCCGACACCTCCGGACGCCGAACTTTCCGAGGCCTCCGCGGCAATTTCCATCGACACGACCAAGTCCGCGGTGGCGGCCCGGTGCCTTCAGGGTGGGGCGTCCATCGTCAACGACGTTTCCGGTTGTCGGTTCGATCCGGAACTTTTGGACGTCTTGGGCCAGTTCAGGCCCGGCTACGTGCTGATGCACGCCCAAGGCAGGCCGGAGAGTATGCAGGAGGATCCTCGGTACAACGACGTCGTGGACACGGTGCGTCGGTTTTTCGAGCAACGGTTGGACGCCTTGGCGCGTTCCGGGCTGCCGGAAGAGCATGTGGTTCTCGATCCCGGCATCGGCTTCGGCAAGCGGCTGGAACACAATTTGGAATTGCTGCGCAACATTGAGGTGTTTCAGGAGTTGGGGCGTCCGATTCTGGTGGGCATTTCCAACAAGTCTCTTTGGAAAGGGCTTATGGAGCTGGAACTGGAAGAGCGGGGGACGGTCTCCCAGGTGGCAGCGGCCTTGCTCGCCGCTAGAGGAGTGCGGATCCATAGGATGCACGACGTGTCGGCCACGGCGCGGACATTGCGGGTCGAACGGGCCCTGCGCCCCGAGGGGGTCCCGGCATGCTAG
- a CDS encoding argininosuccinate synthase yields MSQNIEKVVLAYSGGLDTSVILKWIKENYSCEVIAFTADLGQGEDLSGVERRALETGATKAYVEDLREEFAKDFIFPMMRANAVYEGRYLLGTSIARPLIAKRMVEIARAEGAQAIAHGATGKGNDQVRFELTAAALDKTLKTIAPWREWDLRSRTDCVEYAQKHGIPVTVTKDKPYSCDGNLLHLSFEGGELEDPWAEPGPHTYMMCVPPEQAPDRPEIATIEFEGGDPVALNGQAMSPATIMAELNALGGRHGIGRLDMVESRFVGMKSRGVYETPGGTILQTAHRDLEGLTLDRETMRLRDQLIPQYAAMVYNGFWFAPEREALQAFIDKTQERVRGTVRLKLYKGSVSVLGRKSDVSLYNPELATFEQDMVYDQADAAGFIRLNALRLRAWNQ; encoded by the coding sequence ATGAGTCAAAATATTGAAAAGGTCGTACTGGCCTACTCCGGCGGTCTGGATACGTCGGTGATTTTGAAATGGATCAAGGAAAACTACTCCTGCGAAGTGATCGCTTTTACCGCGGACCTGGGCCAGGGGGAGGATCTCTCCGGCGTGGAACGCCGGGCACTGGAAACCGGCGCGACCAAGGCCTATGTCGAGGATTTGCGCGAAGAGTTCGCCAAGGATTTCATCTTTCCGATGATGCGGGCCAACGCGGTGTACGAGGGCCGGTATTTACTGGGCACCTCCATCGCCCGACCCTTGATCGCCAAGCGAATGGTGGAGATCGCCCGGGCCGAGGGCGCTCAGGCCATTGCCCACGGGGCCACGGGCAAGGGCAACGACCAGGTGCGGTTCGAACTGACCGCCGCGGCACTGGACAAAACCCTGAAGACCATCGCTCCTTGGCGAGAGTGGGATCTGCGTTCGCGTACGGACTGCGTCGAATACGCCCAAAAACACGGCATTCCCGTGACCGTAACCAAAGACAAGCCCTATTCCTGCGACGGAAATCTGCTGCACCTTTCTTTTGAAGGGGGCGAACTGGAAGACCCCTGGGCCGAGCCCGGGCCGCACACGTACATGATGTGCGTCCCGCCGGAACAGGCACCGGACCGGCCGGAGATCGCAACCATCGAATTCGAGGGCGGAGATCCCGTGGCCCTCAACGGCCAGGCCATGAGTCCGGCGACGATCATGGCCGAGCTGAACGCTCTGGGCGGACGGCACGGTATTGGTCGCCTGGATATGGTGGAGAGCCGTTTCGTGGGCATGAAGTCCCGCGGGGTCTACGAAACCCCGGGAGGGACGATTCTTCAAACCGCCCACCGGGATCTGGAAGGCCTGACCTTGGACCGGGAAACCATGCGCCTGCGCGATCAATTGATCCCGCAGTATGCGGCCATGGTCTACAACGGGTTCTGGTTCGCTCCGGAGCGAGAAGCCCTGCAAGCCTTCATCGACAAGACCCAGGAACGGGTGCGGGGCACGGTGCGGCTGAAACTGTACAAGGGATCGGTCTCGGTGCTGGGCCGCAAGTCGGACGTTTCTCTGTATAACCCGGAACTGGCCACTTTTGAGCAAGACATGGTCTACGACCAAGCCGACGCGGCGGGGTTCATCCGGTTGAACGCCCTGCGGCTGCGAGCCTGGAATCAGTAA